One Balaenoptera acutorostrata chromosome 5, mBalAcu1.1, whole genome shotgun sequence genomic window, GCAAAAAGACTAATAATTTAAAAGCAGTCACAGACTTTCTTCACTGATTAAAGGCTGAAATTAGTAATATAAGTATTCTTGCACAATTTATTTATATCCCATTTTTTACTAAGTATTTGAAGCTGctcattaacacacacacacacacatacacacaatcacacatatacatatatgtgtgtgcatgtgtatatatactctCACATATACACACCCAACACATTCAATCATATTATACAAAAAAggatgtagatatatatatataaacaggatataaataaatgaagtcagAGAGTAGAGAAAATAAAGGTAAGAATGTAGGATAAAGCTAGCAAGTAAAATTAGTATATAAATGCATGCCACAAAATCCTGTACAATTGCTAAAGGTGGGCCACAAATTCAGTTCTTAGCTTCTTAGTGGCCAAAGCAAAGGGGGAAACAAAGATTCTCAGtgtccataaaataaaaacaaaccagttGCTCAGGAGAAGTACAGCTTTTTCTGGTACTGAGACCTGAGAGAAATTTCTCCCATGGGTCCTCATAAAAGGGACACTGTGTGATGCTGTGAACAACGTCCTCAAAAACATATTCTCCTCAATGGGCAGAAACTACAATGTACAAATAAGTTGCAAATTCAGGTtgacagaaaatcttaaaattcacattaaaaaaattttttcacaaaCATATTTACTCCAAAGTAATTGTATGAGAATTGTTACTAATTGTTATTTTTTCAAAGTCATATTTGGATTGTTTAAATAGCCAAACCGAAAGAGCTTTCCTAAAATGTGCCATTTTCATTCTAATTGAGGAATATGGTAATCATTCTTAAAGTGATTTCTAACTCTAAGACAATTTACTGACATTGTGATTTAactatgtaatatttttgtttattcccAAAATCCTAATGTCTGAAAAATAACTTCTTATAAAATTTCAAAGGTGtctctgaaaatataaaaattacaataatttaGGAAAATCCTTGAATAGTTGTTGGTTTTGAAGCCTAACCATATTTAGGCCATTTATAACaccaaacaacaataaaaaaagaaccacaatAGGTGACAATCTGACCAGTAAAAAGGACTGATCAGACATCACAAGAGTGATGAAAACAAGCCACcttgagaattttaaatattcacatCTTATTTAAGATATACATTATAATCCGACCCTACTAAAAAATTCAGTGATCAGATTTACTACCAATCTGCCAGATCATAGTTTCTAAACTACAAATTCTAAGGTCCCATCAATAAACTGAAAACTCATAACCGTAATCATGTTACAATTAATTATCCAATTCACACATTATgcctaatgtttattttatatgctttgttttaaaagaatttaaatgataTTTCTCCTTTGGGAAATTCTCTTACTGAGAAATTTCTCCAGAAATTCTCTTAACTGAGGCTCTAAGGGGGAATACCCTCAGGATGAAGAGTACAGCTTCTATTACCAAACCcatggaaagaaaagcaaaaatcactgataggaaaaaaaaaaaaatttaagttggaAAGTCAAAGAAACTTTTTTGTTCATTATTATACTAAGAGATTAAAAGGCAGGTTAGAACCGTAAAGATAAGTTTCAGTAGAGGAAAATGGCATTTCAACAAAAAGTGTCACACCATTTTGAGCATAAATTCTaggctttccttattttttaagaaaatctatTTCTCCAACTTATTACATATGTGAATTGAAGAAGAATATTTGAAACAACACTAAATTATAAGATCCTACTGAAGAGATTGTTCTTTGGATTATGTAAACATGCAAAGATGGTAATGGTAGCTTATTTCCAACTTAATTAACAAGATAACTGGGGGAAATAAATATGAAGGTAGAAGAATCCCATCATTCTTTCTATGCCCCAATTCTATGTATTTCAGCCAATACAAAGGTGTTCCTTTGAGCAGTCAAATGAGTGAAAAAAGAGGGTAAAATGCTCTAAGATCACCAACtaagaaatttttttcccttgagaattAGACTAAATAACCTCTAAGGTCTTTTCCCTTTTGATTCTGAAATTCTCTAATACTAATTTTCAGAATTccaaaaaaggttaagaaaaagaaatgcaaaataaaccaAATTCTCTTATGGCTTCATATAATTAGATATGttgaataaagaacaaaaattaagttCAAAGCAAAGTGAAATATCTGTCTGAACTTGTTTAATTGAAAAGTTAGATAAAAAAGAAGAGTATTTAATTTCAGATTCATaagtttctaaaatttttctctaaaaaaattttatttcaaagatgGACAATTCTTTAATAGCAAGTGTCATTTCTTATTACTaacttataaatgaaattatcttcaaaggaaatatttctttcatgtttttctagaattaaaaaattacagaagTAAATGTTAAAGATAAGATATATACACCTGCAAAATTAAATCTAAAACAACAGATTTAACATAAATTGGCTTACTGTTATAGAATATCAATTAATTTTCCAGAAGCAAAGACCTCCAACTTCAAactacatttaaaacatttttcaattttaacaTTAACTTCAATCaggttaaaatacagatttcagaCTAGGAAAAGTAGaatcaaatgaaaatcaaaaagtaAACATATGATTAAATTAGAGTCAGAGACAAAGGCTTAATATTTATACTAACTCATACCAAATCATGCTTTTCCTGTAAGGCAATTTCTTCTGACATTATTTCTCTGAGTGACACTTTTTTAGTATGAGTGTTCCAATGGTCCAATAAGGGTAGCATTTCAGGTGCTGCTAAAGTCTTCAGTAATTTTTTGCCCGTTCTCTGAGATGATTTTTGTTCTGGATTATCAAGACCAACACGCCCAAccagggaagaacctacaaaagCAGTATCAATAGTGTCAGACCATCAACAATAAATGTACAAATTAGGCATTATTCATTCTGTTACATCTACCTCAGAGAGACCcagaaaacatgattttttacTCTTTGCTTATAAATACAATATTCCAAGTTGTATTTCAAAGTTTCAAAATACATCTTCACATAATCGCAAGCAAGTATAAATGTAGAAATGTTCAAACGAACAATGATCTGGGTATTACTGTAAATCAACTCAATGCTTCCCCACTCTTTTTCATATCACATCAACACAGAGAAAACAGTGACACACATATACACTGGTAAACAGAGGAAGCTGCAGCCAGCCAGAAGTGAGCAGCTTTGGTCAGCTCTGCTTGGCCACTCCAAGAACTGAAAGGATGAATATTTCTGCAAATCTGTAACCCACTGGAGGCCTACAATAAATATGGAACAAATGATATTCAACATAAGGAAGGAACTAAACATTCTAAGAAGTTCATAATAACAAGACTTAATGTATAATATTTCAGCTTTTCTAAGAGCAACACATTCTGATATACTCCTTTGATTTCCTGGAGAGTGAAGAAATAGCAAATACTGTCATCTGAATAACTCTGATACTCTTTGGGAACCTCTAGCTCTCAAACAGCTTTAGCTCTTGAAGCTACAACACAGGTCTGAACTAAAGTTAAGAATCTTCACTCTAACAATCTTCAACCTGGAGTCCTAGTACGGAGTGAACAAGAGAGGCATCTGGTGGAACTCAGGCACAAAAGGAGGACCCTGTAACAGGTCTGCCACCCTGCACTGAACACTTAACGACAACGCTATCTAAGAAATCTTCTGGAAtcaattattttcaatttggcAGATGTAATCAAAAAGCAGGTTGAAAAAAAAGCAGGTTGACTTTTGTGCTCTAACTATATTAACatcaataaaaaatttgaaaaaccaaGTAATATTTCAATGATGCTCTCAAACACAGGAATATTTTATTGCTCTCAAACCAGAACAGCTTCCCTTCATTCAGAGCAAAATCATAAACAGGAAACACCCTGACTATGTGCATTAGAGAACACCTTGGGTGTTCCACAGCactcctggtttttttttttttaattgaaatatagttgatttataatgttgtgttagttttcagGTGTTAACTGAAAGTTAAATGATATTATAggggcttttttcttctttaagctttattttcttttgtatcaaTATTAAATGTTCAAACTTTTATTTGCAAATCAAAATTCTTGGGTAACATATTTTGTGgaagtatatttaaaatgagttaagattcagggacttccctggcctgctcccagtgcagggggcccaggttcgatccctggtcagggacctagatcccgcatgccacaactaaaagacccctcacgccgcaactaaagatcccgcacacctcaacaaagatcccacatgtggcaacgaagatcccgcgtgccacaactaagacctggtgcagccaaataaacaaacagttaaaaaaaaaaaaaagagttaaaattcatacacacacaccaagtTTCAACATCAAGACAAGAACATTAGAAGTGAAAATATGTGTTTTACCTTGCATTAATTTGCCACAGGATACCTCTTCTTGTCTTTGTCGCTCCTAAACACAGAGGCAGAACAGGGGATTGGCAAAGGAGGGTGCATTAGAAAACAAgcttatattatttttctctagtaATCATTTTTCCCTGTAAAACTATCAATCATTCTTGctaaatttaataaaactagataaatataattataaattgattccatctatatattttttctacttatagAGCTCTTatgctgtgattttttaaaaactgtttatgaAACTTAATTAGCACTGCAAGTCTTTAAGGAGTAAAAaactatttatgatttttttccctaaaaaaaaaaaaaaatcgacaaTCATATTGAGCTCCGtcattaattatataatttggCCAgtctggaaataacctaaaatactggaaggagaaaaaaaatcagtaacctGTTAACTGGTAAAATTAATTCTCTCTCAAAGTCAAAATTCAATAGAATCTTTCATATAACAGATTTTATTGAAGAGCAAAGGTGACAAAATGTACACAAAAGGAGCTTTCTTTAAAAGAAGCCTACCAACCATTAcagattctttccatttttcatgaATCACTTTAGCCAGATTCAGATCTATATGAACCACACAATCCTCAACTGTTAGGGACCCTTGTgagggggggaagaaaagaaaagaaaatatgatcaTTACTCATTATACATTTGCAGAAAACATACTCAACTACCTTATGTATCATAAaactaatttgtatttttaattactaACCTATGTCTCTAGTTCTAAATCTCTTggaatatttttatgtaatatgTCATTGTTTTCACACTTCTTGGCAGGTACAATTATATTATGTTTCATATATTTAAGTTATTCATGTCCATTAgactaaatatatttaatatattcatttccATTAGTCAAGACTTTCCAGTAGGCATACTCTAAGGAATTATCTTGCCTTAAGTGTATCTGGAGTAGCACCAAAGGATTCAAAAAGATGTGTCTGTGCAAATAAGTATGAGGTAAATACCAGAGAAAACTTCCAGTATATGCACAAGATGAATACAAAGTCCATCTAAATACTCTCTATTTCTtcaaattatatacttaaaaatctTCTACAACACACTGTGTCAAAAATAATAACGTAGGCAACACAAATTACTTTTACACTTctattaacataaaataattttaaaattgaactaGACTCTCTATCTATATTCTATTTACACAAAGATACACCTATAAGTAATTTACTTTTTCCTTACCTGAATCAATACCAACAGGGCCAAATAACTCATTGAGCTGAAAAGCCAGTTCAGGGGGTAATGCCAATTCCAGACAGTCTATGGTCAGCGATTTGGCCATCACTGGCGTGGGATTCAATGTCTCAGTTTTATCTTCTTCAGTAACTCCAGCTGACAAAGCACTCCCTGCCATTAGAATTTTTTCCACTTCCTGTTCATCTTCATTCATAAATTCTTCTGTGTTTGGAAATTTCACATAATCCTTTGgaagattttcacttttatttatgtcAAAAGAGTCAGTAAAATAAAGTTCTTCATGTAATTCAAGATCCGAAGTGCTCgatacagaatttaaaatatcagacaaattcaAAGAAGAATGTATACTGTCTCCAATCTCAGTGACTTCTGGATTCTTCTCCATTTCACTCACATTTTTAGTGGTAGTAGCTTTTAGAGTGCCTGGAAAAAACTGCTTAACATTATATAAACCTGAAAGTTCTGCCTGACTATTAGGAAGTACTTCATTATTATTCTTGAGATCTACATTAGGAAATATACCTGTTATTAATCCAGGTTTTTCAGTAGTTATAGCTCTTATTTCTGCCTGCTCtaagttttccttttctgaattacAGGTAGACTGTACATTAGTGTTACTGATACCAATTCCATGGCTAAATTCTGGCACAGAAGAATTAGACTCCTCTAAGCTTCCTCTTTGGCTAATAATTTCCTTCAAATTCAGTCCCAGAGAAAATGGTCCAATTTGTGCTTCATCATATGACTTTTTTATATTCTCAAATTCGGTATCCTCACATAATTTAGTTTCAGAATCCAATAAAAGGCTTGTGGCCCAAATAATATCTTTGTTACACCTCTCATATAGGTCTTTTAGGGCTTCTAATGAAAACGATCCAAATAGTTTACAAAGAATGTTTAGATTTTCAGATTCATCAGCACTGGTAAGCTCACTTTCTTCAACATATGTGCTTTTGTCATACATTACCCTATATGGAATTGCTTCTTGAACATCTAATTTTGTGTTAATATTGAAAGCTTTCGGTTTAAATCCATCTAATCTTCCTGTTAATACTCTCAGAGAATCTGAAacactaattttattcttttctattttccataaGAGAGCAAAATCCTGTGGTTCAGTCTGAGTACACTTGCCTACTTCTATTCCAGGGACTTCTTTAgtcttttcttcttgaaattcaGCTAAAGTTTGTGGTCCCACTCCTCCAGGAGCAGTTGGCACACTATTGGTAAAAGTAAGAGACAATGTGTGTTGCCTATGAATCTTTTTACTTGGACAAGTTTTATTCTCACAGGTCATTTCATTGGGCAGCATTTCAGAACTTCCTCGAGTAGAACTACCCAACGTTTTTAGTTCTTCAGGGCTTGTGCCCCAACAGGTCTCACGTGCTGTATATAAGGACATTTCATTCATACTGTTGTTAGTTCCAAATTCTAGGTTGGGTTCATTTAAGCCAGCCTTTGGCATTCTTGATCTGTGTTCTCTCTGAGCTAAAGAATCAGATGAAGGCCAGTCACCCACAATGTTGAATGAGTcttcttcagtatttttataagTACCATATTTACAGCTATTGAAAGATTCTGAGGCATCATCACACTGTGACTTGCTGTCATCCTCTACGTTTTCATGTGGAGATCCTCGTGGCTGGATACAATCTACACTCACAGATAAACTACTGTCCAATACTTTATGTGACTGAGGGCAATTATACTTTTTGTCACTTTGTATAGATACAGCTTTTTCAGTTTTTCGGTTCCTTTTTGTCCTCTGACCGATAGACTTATCAACTGGCCAGTCACCAACAAAAGACAGCTCTTGTCTTGGGAACTTTTCCGAAGttgatttgcttttttgttttccaaaggcTTTTTTCTTTACTCCTGCTCTTTCTTCCAGCATTTCACTAGATgaagatttttcattttgaagtggTACAGTATTTGAAAGACCACAGTCTTCTTGATTATTTCCACCATAGCAAATACTTGGTGATATTCTCTCTACAAAACTATCTGCATTGGTTTTACTACACTCTTTTTCAGGAGCCATTTCTACTGgttcttctttttcacttttgtcTGTTGCTCGTTCTTTGCTTtcagaatcagaaaaataaatgtctggaGCTTCCTGAATGAAAGCATTCTGAATGTTAGGATTCATaccacttatttctttttttccattgtttaaaTCTGCATTAGGGAGATATGTAACGTTCTCAGGTAACAAATTTTCTTTGGTCACACCATGTTTCTTCTCTTCAATTAACTCTGGATGCTTCAGAGATGAggataaaacattttcttctttttcagaggCAATATCTTCATTGTCTCTTGGGCTGTaagatttgtttttaagtatTATAAGGAAATCTCTTAATGTTGCCATTAATATTATGATTTAAAGAATCATTCAACTGAAAGACAAGACACTTGATCCTTCCCTAATACACTATGAACACATCGCTTTATTGTAATCCCAACACCTAGCACAACACTTGGCATACAAGAAGCACTcaaattttttcaaattgaatAATTAACATGAGATTTTCAGTTAAGGTGTTTATTATGCATTAAATATTAAAGTTAAGGTTCTAAATTTGTTCCCAGAAGAGGACACCTCCCTAGCTCCTTTCCAACCTATTTAAGCTTAATATATGTGAAACTAGGTCTGCCTCTATACCACCTGTCATTTGCTGCAGAGGAAAATGCTTAAGATTGATTTACAAAGTCTCAAAGAGTCAACCAACATGATCTGCACAATTAAGTGAAATGAGAGAAAGGGAGGACAGCTCTCATTTGAGATGTCACttgctaaattttttaaaaccatccTTGATGTTAATTTCAGACTCAGAGCACTTTTGCCGAATCATTATACTTTGAACTTCAGTGCATTTTCCTTATTTAACAActcatcttcctttctttctttattgcagGAGTTCTCAAAGTCCCAACTCTCCCATGAAGCCTTCCTAAGTGAAATCACACCTAACATTCAGTTTTCTATATATCAGATGCTATTATAAGTCCTTCACAAGTATTAATTCATAATCCTTATGAGATCCTTATAAGCAAAgtgttattattgctattttgcaaatgaggagcCGAAGTATAGAGAGATTTTATAATTTGTCAAAGATTACAAAGCtttgggatttgaagccaggaaATACAGCTAGGGAgcccacattcttaaccactttgcaaTACTGCTCCTCAATAAAAGagcatttgtgaattttcttttcCCAACTCCTTTTTAAAAGGGTCTCTCATCCCTAATCATCAAAAAATGTGAGCAATTCAGACCTCTAGTTATATTTAAGACTCTACTTTactcacttatttattcaattgTTTATGTATCCTAAATGTTTTTAACATAATCAGTACTATCCTGAATTGCAAACTTTCAAAAGGCTATGACTTGTTATTACTTAGTAAAAGTATACCATGCATAATACATTTTTACGATACTAGCTTGAAGGAGTATTTTTATTAATACCTAAGAAAATTAAGAAGTAATGTGactatatacaaaataacaaTAGAGGGTAGATAAGGTAACAGATAAATACTGGAATAGCAGCAAGTTAAATAAAGAAGGCAGGAGTATTCATAGTGTAAACATGGACCTACATAAACCAGAAGACAATGAAACCCCCACATATGTCATCACCCACATAAACTTTTACTTCTCTTGCTAACCATATATATCCTGCTCCAGGTAAGACTATACCTAAaccctacaaacaacaaatgcctaccttatttttaaagttatttggcAGTGATTTTAGAAGTTCCTAAActatcagatttttttaaattaaatttttaaattgaatttttgtaCATAGAGACTTTAACCTACCTAGTACTTCTGTCACAAGAATATGCACACAACTCGATACGTTCCATTTTCTCTGGAACTGAAGAACTCATGATTATGGGCACTGAAACAAAACGTTGATAGTGTTCCAACattcttgttattttttctttgcttatccCATGAATATTACGCCTAAAaattccaggggaaaaaaagggtagAAGGAACATTggtaattaagtttttaaaaaatcggCTCATATAATGTTAAGAGAAACAATGATACATTTCTgatacataaaaatatcaaaactggTTTATTATGACACAATATAAACTATTTGATTCTaagtttcattttattcagaATGTCCtaaattaccattttcttaatcatgCCATACAATCTTTTCCAAACATCCTTCATCAACTTGGAAAAAACCAGCAGATcttaataactttaaaagaagTTACTCTCAAGCTCTGCCAAAAAAATCTCAGACGAATATGACCATCATTTCAATTGATTAATTATTAACTAGTGACTAAAAAAATTCCACTACAGAGGCTTCCAGTTATGCCAGTACAGCAGACTAGATGTGCCAAAGGACACTCCTATTACAATAAAACTGGATCCCATACGAATTAAAGCAGACACACACTTTAACACATTTTAAGttcaagtaaagaaaaaaattcctagtATTTGAAGTCTCTGGATGTCCAAATATGAAGTTCGTTATATTTGTGCTTTCATTCATGGTAGcttattcctttgtttttgtttatgagCTCACACTTAGTTGAATCTAATATATGGGAATCCTTAGGCCTTAAACTGGGGGTGCT contains:
- the N4BP2 gene encoding NEDD4-binding protein 2 isoform X2 encodes the protein MRQNRPGRDPLSVGSGRGGSARGQGSPGPALRGGPTRPSGARGRARGRGREPAWVGEAESSDPPGRRGSHSLLPETPPHSAAHPPSRGWLLRGCSSPAGRRAAVSLRRAPAARLPPRPALLASPAPCRRAQWRRRERAAESRRCVSHSTTRPRPRRPPPVPGAVENAMDCLLELSATDAKIEESPSKSFVASENQVNAVGCEIMEKCPPEEESEDSKMDSFLDMQLTEDLDSLIQNAFEKLNSSPDDHAYSFLPLRDVNNFSNPSAFINPDSSSTTPILSTQNMDLNSENVESSASTLSSNSLTSHSLSNESKSFTKDNTLALEDSLLSSSLNVANDTMVDCSNQIQKELLESACVETQFSQAPVDLDANELQAPLNLTVQNLGLGLLGTGGDQKSSVPDVFVPSEEFNFQSHKHTELPPKGKDVNYCPVLTPLPLLLPPPPPPPMWNPMIPAFDLFQGNHGFVAPVVTTAAHWRPVNYTFPPPVISHTSPTKGWRNKEGTSAYQVQETPVSQVVRKKTSSYVGLVLVLLRGLPGSGKSFLARTLQEDNPSGVILSTDDYFYINGQYQFDVKYLGEAHEWNQNRAKEAFEKKVSPIIIDNTNLQAWEMKPYVALSQKHKYKVLFREPDTWWKFKPKELARRNIHGISKEKITRMLEHYQRFVSVPIIMSSSVPEKMERIELCAYSCDRSTSPRDNEDIASEKEENVLSSSLKHPELIEEKKHGVTKENLLPENVTYLPNADLNNGKKEISGMNPNIQNAFIQEAPDIYFSDSESKERATDKSEKEEPVEMAPEKECSKTNADSFVERISPSICYGGNNQEDCGLSNTVPLQNEKSSSSEMLEERAGVKKKAFGKQKSKSTSEKFPRQELSFVGDWPVDKSIGQRTKRNRKTEKAVSIQSDKKYNCPQSHKVLDSSLSVSVDCIQPRGSPHENVEDDSKSQCDDASESFNSCKYGTYKNTEEDSFNIVGDWPSSDSLAQREHRSRMPKAGLNEPNLEFGTNNSMNEMSLYTARETCWGTSPEELKTLGSSTRGSSEMLPNEMTCENKTCPSKKIHRQHTLSLTFTNSVPTAPGGVGPQTLAEFQEEKTKEVPGIEVGKCTQTEPQDFALLWKIEKNKISVSDSLRVLTGRLDGFKPKAFNINTKLDVQEAIPYRVMYDKSTYVEESELTSADESENLNILCKLFGSFSLEALKDLYERCNKDIIWATSLLLDSETKLCEDTEFENIKKSYDEAQIGPFSLGLNLKEIISQRGSLEESNSSVPEFSHGIGISNTNVQSTCNSEKENLEQAEIRAITTEKPGLITGIFPNVDLKNNNEVLPNSQAELSGLYNVKQFFPGTLKATTTKNVSEMEKNPEVTEIGDSIHSSLNLSDILNSVSSTSDLELHEELYFTDSFDINKSENLPKDYVKFPNTEEFMNEDEQEVEKILMAGSALSAGVTEEDKTETLNPTPVMAKSLTIDCLELALPPELAFQLNELFGPVGIDSGSLTVEDCVVHIDLNLAKVIHEKWKESVMERQRQEEVSCGKLMQGSSLVGRVGLDNPEQKSSQRTGKKLLKTLAAPEMLPLLDHWNTHTKKVSLREIMSEEIALQEKHDLKREPLIFEKDCATKLKEKQLFKIFPAINQNFLVDIFKDHNYSLEHTVQFLNCVLEGDPVKTVVAQEFVHQNENVTSHTAQKSKEKKAKKLKETEDIPSEPSFQDFEYPEYDDYRAEAFLHQQKRIECYSKAKEAYRMGKKNVATFYAQQGSLHEQKMKEANHLAAVEIFEKVNASLLPQNVLDLHGLHVDEAIEHLMTVLQQKTEEFKQNGGKPYLSVITGRGNHSQGGVARIKPAVIKYLTSHSFRFSEIKPGCLKVMLK